One genomic region from Xenopus laevis strain J_2021 chromosome 2L, Xenopus_laevis_v10.1, whole genome shotgun sequence encodes:
- the dynll2.L gene encoding dynein light chain 2, cytoplasmic, with amino-acid sequence MSDRKAVIKNADMSEDMQQDAVDCATQAMEKYNIEKDIAAYIKKEFDKKYNPTWHCIVGRNFGSYVTHETKHFIYFYLGQVAILLFKSG; translated from the exons ATGTCTGACAGAAAggctgttatcaagaatgctgacATGTCTGAAGACATGCAGCAAGATGCTGTTGACTGTGCCACCCAGGCAATGGAGAAGTATAATATTGAGAAAGACATTGCTGCCTATATCAAGAAG GAATTTGATAAGAAATACAATCCAACTTGGCACTGCATCGTTGGCAGAAACTTTGGCAGCTACGTAACACATGAAACAAAGCACTTCATCTACTTTTATTTGGGCCAAGTTGCAATTCTCCTCTTTAAGTCTGGCTAG